Proteins encoded together in one Triticum dicoccoides isolate Atlit2015 ecotype Zavitan chromosome 7B, WEW_v2.0, whole genome shotgun sequence window:
- the LOC119340591 gene encoding uncharacterized protein LOC119340591, producing the protein MRDPEAPSLVRLPEHVVLEILARVPGVADLFRCAAARKRWRDLVTEPSFLRRRWPEGACHCSSLVGFLGRERRRGGEGPPGSSFVRAPGSVLGPGRPLLGSFVPGAAGLLDDRVVPLASHRGVLLVRFGAEAEAEPEPEPGVDRLAVCNLLSGACHVLPPLRCDWFFDYFGTSAHAVLTGADCCPDDGQRQSPDPASFKVLVVGVSDDRRHYVLRTFSSGDPSWSAPSECFDPVERGIFGPFKRRSAVVSHGTAHWVLWDLVKFHVLDVNAATRHASLQELQTPPPAGDLPLYDSPHLSVAPNKAATLSSLCLSSQDPQVEIWTRRDGGKASDEDCGGDWRRDRVIEMTPEQNQIVDRPRCMCAGDRSGTLLITDRCRCMYILHLENGAMEEVTDHLRGLRDYKTAMAVEIDWPAFFVCRLFGGKAHV; encoded by the coding sequence ATGAGGGATCCGGAAGCGCCCTCGCTGGTGAGGCTGCCGGAGCACGTGGTGCTGGAGATCCTCGCGCGCGTGCCCGGCGTCGCCGACCTCTTCCGCTGCGCGGCCGCGCGCAAGCGCTGGCGCGACCTCGTCACCGAGCCGTCCTTCTTGCGACGCCGCTGGCCGGAGGGCGCGTGCCACTGCTCCTCCCTCGTCGGCTTCCTCGGCCGGGAGCGGCGCCGCGGCGGGGAAGGGCCGCCGGGCTCCAGCTTCGTCCGCGCGCCGGGGTCGGTGCTCGGCCCCGGCCGCCCCCTGCTCGGCTCCTTCGTCCCGGGCGCCGCCGGCCTCCTCGACGACCGCGTCGTGCCGCTCGCCTCGCACCGCGGCGTGCTCCTCGTGCGCTTCGGCGCCGAGGCGGaggcggagccggagccggagcccggCGTCGACCGCCTCGCCGTGTGCAACCTGCTCTCGGGCGCGTGCCACGTGCTCCCCCCGCTGCGCTGCGACTGGTTCTTCGACTACTTTGGCACTAGCGCCCACGCCGTCCTCACCGGCGCGGACTGTTGCCCCGACGACGGCCAGCGGCAATCGCCGGACCCGGCCTCCTTCAAGGTGCTGGTCGTCGGCGTCAGCGACGACCGGCGGCACTACGTTCTCCGCACGTTCTCCTCCGGTGACCCGAGCTGGAGCGCGCCCAGCGAGTGCTTCGACCCGGTAGAGCGCGGCATCTTCGGGCCGTTCAAGCGGCGCAGCGCCGTCGTGAGCCACGGGACGGCGCACTGGGTCCTCTGGGACCTGGTGAAGTTCCACGTCCTCGACGTGAACGCCGCCACTCGCCACGCCTCCTTGCAGGAGCTACAGACCCCGCCGCCGGCGGGCGACCTCCCCCTGTACGATTCGCCGCATCTGAGCGTCGCACCAAACAAGGCGGCGACGCTGTCGTCGCTTTGTCTGTCGAGCCAAGATCCCCAGGTGGAGATCTGGACGCGGCGGGACGGCGGCAAAGCGAGCGACGAGGATTGCGGCGGTGACTGGCGCCGCGATAGGGTGATCGAGATGACACCCGagcagaaccagatcgtcgacaggCCACGGTGCATGTGCGCCGGAGACAGGAGCGGCACGCTGTTGATCACTGACCGTTGCCGGTGCATGTACATTTTACATCTGGAGAATGGCGCCATGGAGGAGGTGACGGACCACCTCCGTGGCCTCCGCGACTACAAGACCGCCATGGCCGTCGAGATAGATTGGCCGGCCTTCTTCGTCTGTCGGCTTTTTGGTGGAAAGGCACATGTTTAA